A part of Nerophis lumbriciformis linkage group LG25, RoL_Nlum_v2.1, whole genome shotgun sequence genomic DNA contains:
- the lyl1 gene encoding uncharacterized protein lyl1 isoform X1, with the protein MMERINPEETQASPHLGPGSTSPPCEPHSPLLASSKDVPATLRTTSANVTDTDTPEPVVMETDESQEGQTTKSPTLSSPPPLLPKTSLGPLPSPPAASSSSPLPPHIPVISLAHSKPPLPLPNTPLTTLHPFPTKHPHLELRRSQLACLPASNSGGGPSAASPESMMAQPYLHLHPFFSSSYLGTSGGSFGVITSSRIKRRPSSHFEMEINEPGPPQKIARRVFTNSRERWRQQNVNGAFSELRKLIPTHPPDKKLSKNEILRLAVKYINFLVTLLSDQARDTRKDSSGEEAELRNIDSSGPDDKLEAPFQCDTPPPSHSSSPPPAARTRPGRDSTESVVQLTALSASSGCDSDTNSEDSFGAKASVVTRGILGEVRGQIRMVAAASDER; encoded by the exons ATGATGGAGAGGATTAACCCCGAAGAGACCCAGGCCTCCCCACACCTCGGCCCAGGCTCCACCTCGCCTCCGTGTGAGCCTCACAGTCCGCTTCTGGCATCTTCCAAAGATGTCCCCGCCACCCTGAGGACCACCTCAGCCAACGTAACAGACACAGATACACCGGAGCCGGTCGTCATGGAGACGGATGAGTCCCAAGAAGGACAAACGACCAAATCTCCCACACTCTCCTCCCCACCGCCGCTCCTCCCCAAGACAAGCCTGGGCCCGCTCCCATCTCCACCTGCAGCCTCCTCATCCTCACCTCTTCCTCCTCACATCCCAGTCATCAGTCTGGCCCACAGCAAGCCCCCGCTACCCCTCCCCAACACGCCTCTGACCACGCTGCACCCGTTCCCCACAAAGCATCCTCACCTGGAGCTCCGCCGCAGCCAGCTGGCCTGTTTGCCTGCGTCCAACTCAGGAGGCGGTCCATCGGCAGCCTCGCCAGAATCAATGATGGCTCAGCCGTACCTGCACCTTCATCCTTTCTTCTCCAG TTCATACTTGGGTACCTCAGGAGGAAGTTTTGGAGTCATCACCAGCAGCCGCATTAAGAGGAGACCTTCGTCACACTTCGAGATGGAGATCAATGAAC cAGGTCCTCCACAGAAAATCGCTCGCCGCGTCTTCACTAACAGCCGTGAGCGCTGGCGGCAGCAGAACGTGAACGGCGCCTTTTCGGAGCTGAGGAAGCTCATCCCCACGCATCCGCCCGACAAGAAGCTGAGCAAGAATGAGATCCTACGTCTGGCCGTCAAGTACATCAACTTCCTGGTCACCTTGCTCAGCGACCAGGCCCGGGACACGCGCAAGGACTCGTCTGGGGAGGAGGCGGAGCTCCGGAACATTGACTCGTCCGGACCCGACGACAAACTGGAAGCACCTTTTCAGTGCGACACCCCACCCCCGTCCCACAGCTCCTCGCCACCCCCCGCGGCGAGGACCCGCCCAGGCCGAGACTCCACGGAATCGGTCGTGCAGCTCACCGCCTTGTCGGCGAGCTCCGGTTGCGACAGCGACACGAACAGTGAGGACAGCTTTGGGGCAAAGGCCTCTGTGGTGACGCGTGGCATTCTGGGGGAGGTCAGGGGTCAGATTAGGATGGTGGCAGCTGCGAGTGATGAGCGGTGA
- the lyl1 gene encoding uncharacterized protein lyl1 isoform X2: protein MMERINPEETQASPHLGPGSTSPPCEPHSPLLASSKDVPATLRTTSANVTDTDTPEPVVMETDESQEGQTTKSPTLSSPPPLLPKTSLGPLPSPPAASSSSPLPPHIPVISLAHSKPPLPLPNTPLTTLHPFPTKHPHLELRRSQLACLPASNSGGGPSAASPESMMAQPYLHLHPFFSSSYLGTSGGSFGVITSSRIKRRPSSHFEMEINERPPQKIARRVFTNSRERWRQQNVNGAFSELRKLIPTHPPDKKLSKNEILRLAVKYINFLVTLLSDQARDTRKDSSGEEAELRNIDSSGPDDKLEAPFQCDTPPPSHSSSPPPAARTRPGRDSTESVVQLTALSASSGCDSDTNSEDSFGAKASVVTRGILGEVRGQIRMVAAASDER, encoded by the exons ATGATGGAGAGGATTAACCCCGAAGAGACCCAGGCCTCCCCACACCTCGGCCCAGGCTCCACCTCGCCTCCGTGTGAGCCTCACAGTCCGCTTCTGGCATCTTCCAAAGATGTCCCCGCCACCCTGAGGACCACCTCAGCCAACGTAACAGACACAGATACACCGGAGCCGGTCGTCATGGAGACGGATGAGTCCCAAGAAGGACAAACGACCAAATCTCCCACACTCTCCTCCCCACCGCCGCTCCTCCCCAAGACAAGCCTGGGCCCGCTCCCATCTCCACCTGCAGCCTCCTCATCCTCACCTCTTCCTCCTCACATCCCAGTCATCAGTCTGGCCCACAGCAAGCCCCCGCTACCCCTCCCCAACACGCCTCTGACCACGCTGCACCCGTTCCCCACAAAGCATCCTCACCTGGAGCTCCGCCGCAGCCAGCTGGCCTGTTTGCCTGCGTCCAACTCAGGAGGCGGTCCATCGGCAGCCTCGCCAGAATCAATGATGGCTCAGCCGTACCTGCACCTTCATCCTTTCTTCTCCAG TTCATACTTGGGTACCTCAGGAGGAAGTTTTGGAGTCATCACCAGCAGCCGCATTAAGAGGAGACCTTCGTCACACTTCGAGATGGAGATCAATGAAC GTCCTCCACAGAAAATCGCTCGCCGCGTCTTCACTAACAGCCGTGAGCGCTGGCGGCAGCAGAACGTGAACGGCGCCTTTTCGGAGCTGAGGAAGCTCATCCCCACGCATCCGCCCGACAAGAAGCTGAGCAAGAATGAGATCCTACGTCTGGCCGTCAAGTACATCAACTTCCTGGTCACCTTGCTCAGCGACCAGGCCCGGGACACGCGCAAGGACTCGTCTGGGGAGGAGGCGGAGCTCCGGAACATTGACTCGTCCGGACCCGACGACAAACTGGAAGCACCTTTTCAGTGCGACACCCCACCCCCGTCCCACAGCTCCTCGCCACCCCCCGCGGCGAGGACCCGCCCAGGCCGAGACTCCACGGAATCGGTCGTGCAGCTCACCGCCTTGTCGGCGAGCTCCGGTTGCGACAGCGACACGAACAGTGAGGACAGCTTTGGGGCAAAGGCCTCTGTGGTGACGCGTGGCATTCTGGGGGAGGTCAGGGGTCAGATTAGGATGGTGGCAGCTGCGAGTGATGAGCGGTGA